A DNA window from Mycobacterium sp. IDR2000157661 contains the following coding sequences:
- a CDS encoding TetR/AcrR family transcriptional regulator produces the protein MEVNRGGSTGRRTQAERTAATRAQLIEAARKLFADRGFADISTQAIVAEAGVTRGALYHQFEDKAQLFAAVYEDVERDLVADIARQIAEQQPADPLAAMRVGARLFLDGCSAPDVAQIVLIDAPAVLGWVRWREVGMKYGLGVIEGMLAHAIAEGSIPDQPVRSTAHVLLGALDEAALYISRAADRAAARAEMDAVCDRLLFGIAGR, from the coding sequence ATGGAAGTCAACAGGGGCGGCTCCACCGGCCGGCGCACCCAGGCCGAGCGCACCGCGGCGACGCGGGCGCAGCTGATCGAGGCTGCGCGCAAGTTGTTCGCGGACCGGGGGTTCGCCGACATCTCGACGCAGGCCATCGTGGCCGAGGCCGGGGTCACCCGGGGGGCGCTCTACCACCAGTTCGAGGACAAGGCCCAACTCTTCGCGGCTGTCTACGAGGACGTCGAGCGTGACCTGGTGGCCGACATCGCACGCCAGATCGCCGAGCAGCAGCCTGCCGACCCGCTGGCGGCCATGCGGGTGGGCGCCCGGCTGTTCCTCGACGGCTGTTCAGCCCCCGACGTCGCCCAGATCGTGCTGATCGATGCACCCGCGGTGCTCGGCTGGGTTCGTTGGCGCGAGGTCGGCATGAAGTACGGCCTCGGCGTGATCGAGGGCATGCTGGCACACGCCATCGCCGAGGGCTCGATCCCCGATCAACCGGTGCGGTCGACGGCACACGTGCTGCTCGGTGCGCTGGACGAGGCGGCGCTGTACATATCGCGCGCGGCGGACCGCGCCGCGGCACGTGCCGAGATGGACGCCGTGTGCGATCGCCTGCTGTTCGGCATCGCGGGCCGATGA
- a CDS encoding alpha/beta fold hydrolase, protein MPQVALTDATIDYRVVGPEDTAHPPVVFVHGILVDSRLWDRVADGLAQRGYRCYLPTWPLGSHTVPVNTGVRLTPHSVAAMVRDFLVALDLSDVTLVGNDTGGGLCQLVVDEFGDRVGRLVLTNCDAFDKFPPFPFDFVFALLRGPVSIKLLFEHMRLTALRHSPLGYGLLARPDKRLTASWLEPGRTDVRIRRDLAALLRAVRKTDLTDVATRLPRFTKPVCVVWGQRDRSFTPSLGRRLAGLFPNSTLIEVPNARTFVSLDAPDAVIDTIVGCGEHRGAANPSSA, encoded by the coding sequence ATGCCGCAGGTCGCGCTGACAGACGCAACGATCGACTACCGCGTGGTGGGCCCGGAGGACACCGCGCACCCTCCGGTCGTCTTCGTGCACGGCATCCTGGTCGACAGCCGGTTGTGGGACCGGGTGGCCGACGGCCTCGCGCAGCGCGGCTACCGCTGCTATCTGCCGACCTGGCCGCTGGGCTCACACACGGTCCCGGTCAATACGGGCGTGCGGCTGACCCCACACTCGGTCGCGGCGATGGTCCGTGATTTCCTTGTCGCGCTTGATCTTTCGGACGTGACCTTGGTCGGCAACGACACCGGTGGCGGGTTGTGTCAGCTGGTGGTCGACGAATTCGGTGACCGGGTCGGGCGGTTGGTGCTCACCAATTGTGATGCCTTCGACAAGTTTCCGCCCTTCCCCTTCGATTTCGTCTTCGCGTTGCTGCGCGGACCGGTGTCGATCAAGCTCCTGTTCGAGCATATGCGGCTGACGGCACTGCGGCACTCCCCGCTCGGCTACGGGCTGCTGGCTCGGCCGGACAAGCGGTTGACGGCGTCGTGGCTGGAGCCGGGGCGCACCGACGTGCGGATCCGGCGGGACCTGGCTGCCCTGCTGCGGGCGGTTCGAAAGACCGATCTGACCGATGTGGCGACGCGGTTGCCGCGCTTCACCAAGCCGGTGTGTGTGGTGTGGGGTCAGCGCGACCGTTCGTTCACCCCCTCGCTCGGCAGGCGACTCGCGGGCCTGTTTCCCAACTCCACGCTGATCGAGGTCCCCAACGCGCGGACGTTCGTGTCGCTGGACGCCCCGGACGCCGTCATCGACACCATCGTCGGCTGCGGGGAGCACCGGGGCGCGGCTAACCCTTCGTCAGCGTGA
- a CDS encoding cyclopropane mycolic acid synthase family methyltransferase has product MPENTKDLTPHFEDVQSHYDLSDDFYRLFLDPTQTYSCAYFEREDMTLEEAQLAKIDLSLGKLGLQPGMTLLDVGCGWGATIKRAVEKYDVNVVGLTLSKNQQAHVQKVLDGIETGGDSPREKRVLLQGWEQFHEPVDRIVSIGAFEHFGRDRYDEFFKTAYKVLPADGVMMLHTIVKPDDEEFKERGLPVTMTKIRFFKFIMDEIFPGGDLPQPVKVKNHATKAGFDVKLVQPLRLHYARTLDTWSAALEANRDEAIRIQSEEVYERYMKYLTGCADLFREGYTDVCQFTLTKG; this is encoded by the coding sequence GTGCCAGAAAACACCAAAGATCTCACGCCGCATTTCGAGGATGTGCAGTCGCACTACGATCTGTCCGACGACTTCTACCGGCTGTTCCTCGATCCGACGCAGACCTACAGCTGCGCCTACTTCGAGCGCGAGGACATGACCCTCGAAGAGGCACAGCTCGCCAAGATCGACCTGTCGCTGGGCAAGCTGGGGCTGCAACCCGGCATGACACTGCTCGACGTGGGTTGCGGCTGGGGCGCGACCATCAAGCGCGCCGTCGAGAAGTACGACGTCAACGTGGTGGGGCTGACGCTGAGCAAGAACCAGCAGGCCCACGTGCAGAAGGTCCTCGACGGCATCGAGACCGGGGGAGACAGCCCACGCGAGAAGCGGGTGCTCCTGCAGGGATGGGAACAGTTCCACGAGCCGGTCGACCGCATCGTCTCGATCGGCGCGTTCGAGCACTTCGGTCGCGACCGCTACGACGAGTTCTTCAAGACGGCGTACAAGGTGCTGCCCGCCGACGGCGTGATGATGCTGCACACCATCGTCAAACCCGACGACGAGGAGTTCAAGGAGCGGGGTCTGCCGGTCACGATGACGAAGATCCGCTTCTTCAAGTTCATCATGGACGAGATCTTCCCCGGCGGTGATCTCCCGCAGCCGGTCAAGGTCAAGAACCACGCGACCAAGGCCGGCTTCGACGTCAAGCTGGTGCAACCGCTGCGGCTGCACTACGCGCGCACGCTCGACACCTGGTCGGCCGCGCTGGAGGCCAATAGGGACGAGGCCATCCGCATCCAGTCCGAAGAGGTCTACGAGCGTTACATGAAGTACCTCACCGGCTGCGCCGACCTGTTCCGCGAAGGCTATACCGACGTCTGCCAGTTCACGCTGACGAAGGGTTAG
- a CDS encoding SRPBCC family protein: MDGSVTVSMAAPAERIWELIADVRNTGKFSPEVMEAEWLDGAAGPALGARFRGHVKRNEIGPVYWTTCEVTACEPGREFGFAVLLGEKPVNSWHYRLTPVDGGTDVTESFRLDDSVAMKVFSALGGQLRRRRNIRDMRKTLERIKAVVETPGTA; this comes from the coding sequence TTGGACGGATCGGTGACGGTCTCGATGGCGGCTCCGGCGGAGCGGATCTGGGAGTTGATCGCCGATGTGCGCAACACCGGGAAGTTCTCGCCGGAGGTGATGGAGGCCGAGTGGCTCGACGGGGCCGCCGGGCCCGCGCTCGGCGCGCGGTTCCGTGGTCACGTCAAGCGCAACGAGATCGGCCCGGTGTACTGGACGACGTGTGAGGTGACGGCCTGCGAGCCCGGACGCGAGTTCGGCTTCGCGGTGTTGCTCGGCGAAAAGCCGGTCAACAGCTGGCATTACCGGCTCACTCCGGTCGACGGTGGCACCGACGTCACCGAGTCGTTCCGCCTCGACGACTCGGTCGCGATGAAGGTGTTCTCAGCGCTCGGCGGTCAGCTACGGCGCAGGCGCAACATCCGCGATATGCGCAAGACGCTCGAACGCATCAAGGCCGTCGTCGAAACACCCGGCACCGCCTGA
- a CDS encoding alpha/beta hydrolase, with product MTASARCGGWPMLDDRTATPDPQIAPFLTWTYEDNMTGWGALLGRDAGTEAATAYAAPARAEDLSGLPQTYLDVGDLDIFRDENIVYARRLADAGVPTELHVYPGCPHAFEVLARSAPVSRRALADRVRRLRSL from the coding sequence ATGACTGCTTCTGCGCGCTGCGGTGGCTGGCCGATGCTCGACGACCGCACCGCCACACCGGACCCGCAGATCGCGCCCTTTCTCACCTGGACCTACGAGGACAACATGACCGGATGGGGCGCGCTGCTCGGCCGGGACGCCGGAACCGAAGCGGCTACGGCGTATGCGGCGCCTGCGCGCGCCGAGGATCTCAGCGGCCTGCCGCAGACGTACCTCGACGTCGGCGACCTCGACATCTTCCGCGACGAGAACATCGTCTATGCGCGACGACTCGCCGATGCAGGCGTGCCGACCGAACTTCACGTCTACCCGGGCTGCCCGCACGCGTTCGAGGTGCTGGCCCGCAGCGCCCCCGTGTCGCGGCGAGCGCTCGCCGATCGGGTGCGTCGCCTCCGAAGCCTGTGA
- a CDS encoding nuclear transport factor 2 family protein → MSRWSREELEDAFARYQDVVVDIGETWDWSSYADQFTEDATYVEHALGNMSGRDTIRDWIVATMNTFPGSEMPHYPVEWYSVDVDKGWVINRNVNTMKDPGDGSVHGTPVITVLKYAGDGRWSYEEDAYNPMNFLVMVQGYVQRCHELGTLSDDARQFARNMNWTLG, encoded by the coding sequence GTGAGTCGGTGGTCGCGCGAGGAGCTCGAGGATGCGTTCGCCCGCTACCAGGATGTGGTCGTCGACATCGGCGAAACGTGGGACTGGTCCAGTTACGCCGACCAGTTCACCGAGGACGCCACTTACGTCGAGCACGCCTTGGGCAACATGTCGGGTCGCGACACCATCCGCGATTGGATCGTCGCCACGATGAACACGTTTCCCGGCAGCGAGATGCCGCACTACCCAGTCGAGTGGTACTCGGTCGACGTCGACAAGGGCTGGGTCATCAACCGCAACGTCAACACGATGAAGGACCCCGGCGACGGCAGCGTGCACGGCACGCCGGTCATAACGGTGCTCAAGTACGCGGGCGACGGTAGGTGGAGTTATGAGGAGGACGCCTACAACCCGATGAACTTCCTGGTGATGGTGCAGGGCTACGTCCAGCGCTGCCACGAGCTGGGCACGCTGTCCGATGACGCGCGCCAATTCGCCCGGAACATGAACTGGACGCTGGGCTAG
- a CDS encoding flavin-containing monooxygenase: protein MRNPHAGQPFTTSDERIAAALLDVSIPTLMLSLVHMSGDANLIRGELKPAGLFLNEVQGYMSEEDKTAVRKIALEVIADYRDRGCPEPEPVGAELLREMMQWLVCEPVPEEYVPMLLEEMELDGRDARSVPAAGRADDFPVVVIGCGESGLLAGIRLKEAGIPFTIVEKNAGVGGTWYQNTYPGARVDVPNHFYCYSFEPTDQWTHFFAEQPELQAYFERVMDKHDIRRHVRWETEVTEAAWDDDTSTWTVHTVGRDGTTAELSARAVITAVGQLDRAHTPTIRGQREFAGPAFHSSAWDHSVDLKGKRVAMIGAGASGFQIAPTIAPDVTHLTVFQRTAQWMFPNPGYHDKVGPGVQWALRHLPFYGRWYRFLLFWPWCDKGLDVARVDPEYPDQQRAINEISEVTRVMFTEWILSQVGDDPELQAKVVPDYPATGKRTLQDNGSWLRTLTRDNVELVRTGIARIESDAVVTEDGARHSADVIVYATGFEHTKLLWPMTIRGRHGEVLSERWGERPSAYLGITIPNYPNFFCMNGPGTWLASGGSLIFQSECQMRYITQCLELLITGRHATMEPTVEKTTDWHERSQAEMRTLVWSQPTIKHSYFKNSSGEVHTLSPWRLVDYWTWTREPDPADFVIR, encoded by the coding sequence GTGCGCAACCCACATGCCGGGCAACCGTTTACGACGTCGGACGAACGGATCGCCGCGGCCTTGCTGGACGTCAGCATCCCCACCTTGATGCTGTCGCTGGTGCACATGTCCGGCGATGCGAATCTGATCCGCGGCGAGTTGAAACCGGCCGGGCTGTTCCTCAACGAAGTGCAGGGCTATATGTCGGAGGAGGACAAAACAGCGGTCCGCAAAATCGCCCTGGAGGTCATCGCCGACTACCGCGACCGGGGCTGCCCGGAACCCGAACCGGTCGGCGCGGAGTTGCTGCGCGAGATGATGCAGTGGCTGGTCTGCGAACCCGTGCCGGAGGAGTACGTCCCGATGCTGCTCGAGGAGATGGAACTCGACGGCCGCGACGCCCGATCAGTCCCGGCCGCCGGCCGTGCGGACGACTTCCCGGTCGTCGTCATCGGCTGCGGGGAGTCGGGACTGTTGGCGGGGATCCGGTTGAAGGAGGCGGGCATCCCGTTCACCATCGTCGAGAAGAACGCGGGGGTCGGCGGCACCTGGTACCAGAACACCTATCCCGGCGCCCGGGTCGACGTGCCCAACCATTTCTACTGCTACAGCTTCGAACCGACGGACCAGTGGACCCACTTCTTCGCCGAGCAGCCGGAGCTGCAAGCCTATTTCGAGCGGGTGATGGACAAGCACGACATCCGCCGCCACGTCCGGTGGGAGACCGAGGTCACCGAAGCCGCGTGGGACGACGACACCTCCACGTGGACCGTTCACACCGTCGGTCGTGACGGCACGACCGCGGAACTGTCGGCGCGCGCGGTGATCACGGCGGTGGGGCAACTCGACAGGGCCCATACCCCGACGATCCGAGGACAACGGGAATTCGCCGGACCGGCATTCCACTCCAGCGCATGGGACCACTCGGTCGACCTGAAGGGCAAGCGGGTCGCCATGATCGGCGCGGGCGCGAGCGGATTCCAGATCGCGCCGACCATCGCACCGGATGTCACGCACCTCACCGTGTTCCAGCGCACGGCGCAGTGGATGTTTCCCAACCCCGGCTATCACGACAAGGTGGGTCCGGGTGTGCAGTGGGCGCTGCGGCACCTGCCCTTCTACGGCCGCTGGTACCGCTTCCTGCTGTTCTGGCCCTGGTGCGACAAGGGTTTGGACGTTGCGCGCGTCGATCCCGAGTATCCGGACCAGCAGAGGGCGATCAACGAGATCAGCGAGGTCACCCGGGTCATGTTCACCGAGTGGATTCTCAGTCAGGTCGGCGACGACCCCGAACTGCAGGCCAAGGTGGTGCCGGACTACCCGGCGACCGGCAAGCGCACACTGCAGGACAACGGCAGTTGGCTCAGAACGCTGACCCGTGACAACGTCGAGCTGGTCCGCACCGGCATCGCTCGCATCGAGTCCGACGCCGTGGTGACCGAGGACGGGGCACGCCATTCAGCTGACGTCATCGTCTACGCCACGGGCTTTGAGCACACCAAGCTGTTGTGGCCCATGACCATTCGTGGCCGACACGGAGAAGTCCTCAGCGAGCGATGGGGTGAGCGACCGTCGGCGTACCTGGGCATCACGATCCCGAACTATCCGAATTTCTTCTGCATGAACGGTCCAGGCACCTGGCTGGCCAGTGGCGGCAGCCTGATCTTCCAGTCGGAATGCCAGATGCGTTACATCACGCAATGTCTGGAGCTGCTCATCACGGGCCGACACGCGACGATGGAACCGACCGTGGAGAAGACGACGGACTGGCACGAGCGCAGTCAGGCCGAGATGCGCACGCTGGTGTGGTCACAGCCCACGATCAAGCACTCGTACTTCAAGAACAGCTCCGGGGAGGTCCACACGCTCAGCCCGTGGCGCCTGGTCGACTACTGGACGTGGACCCGCGAGCCCGATCCGGCCGACTTCGTTATCCGCTAG
- a CDS encoding cytochrome P450, with protein sequence MRVCSRRQRPTLGDVGIATRLNGTAPPDVPLSDIDLGSWKFWVADDDFRDGAFATLRREAPVSFHPALETPGVQQGPGHWAVTRFEDVWYASRHPQIFSSSPSITINDANPELSEYFGSMIVMDDPRHLRLRNIVSRAFTPRVVARTEASVRDRARRLVETMIERHPDGTGEVVTELAGPLPLQVICDMMGIPEDDHEQIFHWTNVILGFGDKDIATDYEQFVKVAMDIGAYATAHAEDRRVNPQEDLTTALVQAEVDGERLTSAEIASFFILLVVAGNETTRNAISHGVLALTRYPDERARWWADYEGLAPTAVEEIVRWASPVIYMRRTLTEDFELSGVKMAAGDKATLWYCSANRDEDKFTDPWSFDLGRNPNPHAGFGGGGAHFCLGANLARREISVAFEELHRQMPDIAATEEPARLLSPFIHGIKRLPVSWTPAR encoded by the coding sequence ATTCGCGTCTGCTCGCGCCGACAGCGGCCTACCCTCGGAGACGTGGGCATCGCGACACGCTTGAACGGCACCGCTCCCCCCGACGTGCCACTGTCCGACATCGATCTGGGCTCCTGGAAGTTCTGGGTCGCCGACGACGACTTTCGCGACGGCGCGTTCGCCACGCTGCGCCGCGAGGCGCCGGTGTCTTTCCACCCGGCGCTGGAGACGCCGGGTGTGCAGCAAGGCCCGGGGCACTGGGCCGTCACCCGGTTCGAGGACGTCTGGTACGCCAGCCGCCATCCGCAGATCTTCAGTTCGAGTCCGAGCATCACGATAAATGACGCCAACCCGGAGCTGTCGGAGTACTTCGGCTCGATGATCGTCATGGACGACCCCCGGCACCTGCGGCTGCGCAACATCGTCAGCCGCGCGTTCACCCCGCGGGTCGTCGCACGCACCGAGGCATCCGTCCGCGATCGTGCGCGCCGGCTGGTCGAGACGATGATCGAACGGCATCCCGACGGCACCGGCGAGGTGGTCACCGAGTTGGCCGGCCCGCTGCCGCTGCAGGTCATCTGCGACATGATGGGCATTCCGGAGGACGACCACGAGCAGATCTTCCACTGGACGAACGTCATCCTCGGCTTCGGTGACAAGGACATCGCCACCGACTACGAGCAGTTCGTCAAGGTCGCCATGGACATCGGTGCCTACGCGACCGCCCATGCCGAGGACCGTCGCGTCAACCCGCAGGAGGACCTCACGACGGCGCTGGTGCAGGCCGAGGTCGACGGTGAGCGGCTGACCTCGGCCGAGATCGCGTCGTTCTTCATCCTGCTGGTGGTGGCGGGCAACGAGACCACCCGCAACGCGATCAGCCACGGTGTCCTCGCGCTCACCCGCTATCCCGACGAGCGCGCGCGTTGGTGGGCCGACTACGAGGGGCTGGCGCCGACGGCGGTCGAGGAGATAGTTCGGTGGGCCTCGCCGGTGATCTACATGCGCCGGACGCTGACCGAGGACTTCGAGCTCAGCGGCGTCAAGATGGCCGCGGGCGACAAGGCCACCCTGTGGTACTGCTCGGCCAATCGCGACGAGGACAAGTTCACCGATCCGTGGAGCTTCGACCTGGGCCGCAACCCCAACCCGCACGCCGGATTCGGCGGTGGCGGCGCGCACTTCTGCCTCGGCGCCAACCTGGCCCGTCGCGAGATCAGTGTCGCCTTCGAGGAACTGCACCGCCAGATGCCCGACATCGCGGCCACCGAGGAACCCGCCCGGCTGCTGTCGCCGTTCATCCATGGCATCAAGCGGCTGCCGGTGTCCTGGACACCAGCGCGCTGA
- a CDS encoding FAD-dependent oxidoreductase yields MMRTVVVGAGPTGVFTAVALARRGRKVTLVDRDPGPPSRGEWRRRGVMQFEHAHSFRGHVVDALAAELPDALHALVTSGAEVVMAPGEPTRPAGLRCRRSVFEQALRRCAAGQPGVHLVTAHADEVVAAHGRATGVRIGSAVLEADLVIDASGRAGRFGTAVRGRGERVDCGATYAGRQYRLRSAAAFGPTNSVVGLSLSLGGYGAVVFIHDNRTFTVTVIHSGTDDRLHRLRHDAVFDAAVRAVPGISDWVDPRRSRPIAAVLPAGRLYNSYRGQLDDAGAPVLTGLVSVGDAVCTTTPLAGRGVSLAFGQARELIAMIDHDAADLHTLTTEFDAWCERHIKPWYTDHLTCDTDRVRRWSGGDIDLGSPLPSDLIVAAAEADPQLHAIVAPYVTMDALPASLAPAEPRAREIYAGGWRPNPAAGPTREELSALVSRTPAAA; encoded by the coding sequence ATGATGAGAACCGTTGTCGTCGGCGCGGGACCGACCGGTGTCTTCACTGCCGTGGCGCTGGCACGTCGCGGCCGCAAGGTCACGCTTGTGGACCGCGACCCTGGACCACCCTCGCGAGGAGAGTGGCGGCGCAGAGGTGTGATGCAGTTCGAGCACGCGCACAGCTTCCGCGGCCATGTGGTCGACGCCCTTGCGGCCGAACTGCCCGATGCGCTCCACGCTTTGGTGACCTCGGGCGCCGAGGTGGTGATGGCCCCCGGGGAGCCCACACGCCCGGCCGGGCTGCGGTGCCGCCGCAGCGTGTTCGAGCAGGCGCTGCGCCGATGCGCGGCCGGGCAGCCGGGCGTGCACCTGGTCACCGCCCACGCCGACGAGGTCGTCGCCGCGCACGGGCGGGCCACCGGTGTCCGCATCGGCAGCGCGGTGCTCGAGGCCGATCTGGTCATCGACGCGTCCGGGCGCGCAGGCCGTTTCGGAACCGCGGTGCGTGGGCGCGGAGAACGGGTCGACTGCGGCGCCACCTACGCCGGCCGGCAGTACCGGTTGCGGTCAGCCGCCGCTTTCGGCCCGACGAACTCCGTGGTCGGGCTGTCGCTCAGTCTCGGCGGCTACGGCGCAGTGGTGTTCATCCACGACAACCGCACGTTCACGGTCACCGTGATACACAGCGGAACCGACGACCGCCTGCACCGACTGCGTCACGACGCCGTGTTCGACGCCGCGGTCCGCGCCGTCCCGGGGATATCGGACTGGGTCGACCCGCGCCGGTCGCGGCCGATCGCCGCGGTGCTACCGGCGGGACGGTTGTACAACAGCTATCGCGGCCAACTCGACGACGCCGGTGCGCCCGTGCTCACCGGCCTCGTCTCGGTGGGCGACGCGGTGTGCACCACCACACCGCTGGCGGGGCGGGGAGTGTCGCTGGCCTTCGGGCAGGCTCGCGAACTGATCGCGATGATCGACCACGATGCCGCTGATCTACACACGCTCACGACTGAATTCGACGCGTGGTGCGAGCGTCACATCAAGCCGTGGTACACCGACCACCTGACCTGCGACACCGACCGCGTGCGGCGTTGGTCGGGCGGCGACATCGACCTCGGCAGCCCCCTGCCCTCCGATCTCATCGTCGCCGCCGCCGAGGCCGACCCGCAGCTGCATGCCATCGTCGCGCCATACGTCACCATGGACGCCCTCCCGGCCAGCCTGGCGCCCGCCGAACCGCGGGCGCGCGAGATCTATGCGGGCGGCTGGCGTCCGAACCCCGCGGCCGGGCCCACCCGAGAGGAACTCAGCGCGCTGGTGTCCAGGACACCGGCAGCCGCTTGA
- a CDS encoding TetR/AcrR family transcriptional regulator, with the protein MSGVVKRGYRSDLRAQQARQTQRRVIAAAARLFVERGFAATTVDAVADAAGVSRKTVFTAAGGKPELLKTALDWAVAGDDEPRALIEREAVRQLLEHTEPEALLAGWVRLVVDIDVRVGPLVRVLEVAADTDAQAAELVEQMCGQRLAGARTVVRRLAELDALRPGLNRREAVDITWLATDAVLYDRLVGARGWSRSRFENWLAAALRIQLLGP; encoded by the coding sequence ATGTCGGGTGTTGTCAAGCGTGGCTACCGCTCCGACCTCAGGGCCCAGCAGGCACGCCAAACGCAGCGGAGGGTCATCGCCGCGGCCGCGCGATTGTTCGTCGAGCGTGGGTTCGCCGCGACAACCGTCGATGCCGTCGCCGACGCGGCCGGCGTCAGCCGCAAGACCGTGTTCACCGCGGCCGGCGGCAAGCCGGAGCTGCTGAAGACGGCGCTGGACTGGGCGGTGGCCGGCGATGACGAGCCACGTGCCCTCATCGAGCGCGAAGCGGTCCGACAACTGCTCGAGCACACCGAACCCGAAGCGCTGCTGGCCGGATGGGTCCGCCTGGTCGTCGACATCGATGTCAGGGTCGGGCCGCTGGTCAGGGTCCTGGAGGTCGCGGCTGACACCGACGCGCAGGCCGCGGAGCTTGTCGAGCAGATGTGCGGCCAACGCCTTGCCGGCGCCCGGACCGTGGTTCGGCGCCTAGCCGAACTCGACGCGCTGCGTCCTGGCCTCAACCGGAGGGAAGCGGTCGACATCACATGGTTGGCCACCGACGCGGTGCTCTACGACCGACTGGTCGGCGCGCGCGGCTGGTCGCGCAGCCGGTTCGAGAACTGGCTGGCGGCCGCGTTGCGAATCCAGCTCCTCGGCCCTTGA
- a CDS encoding Rv2629 family ribosome hibernation factor, with translation MHSEHFRTLLTSNGPYASVYFEDSHNTEDAAALLELRWRSLREQLEEQGADPAVTESIEQAVVGARPAVGRSGRAVVASSDGILVDEHLIRPAGPEVRVSPLPYLVPIIEHGVGRPTYAVVIVDHAGGDLTLYRDGTAVSDTVDGTAYPVHKAAGAETPGWGDPQGTAEGARQRNVRAVASQLTTLFDDASPEVVFVVGEVRSRADLLAELPERVTERVVEVKVGARNSGFEDDDLRHEIDQEFQRRRVAAIDDAAQRFTAALGRGEGLAAEGLDGVTAALRAGAVETLIIGDVGDATVVAGEDLSTIAPNPNVLSELGAAPAQTLRADEALPMVAISTGAELIRTDERIEPADGVAAILRYALR, from the coding sequence ATGCATTCCGAACACTTCCGCACGCTGTTGACCTCGAACGGGCCCTACGCATCGGTGTACTTCGAAGACTCGCACAACACCGAGGACGCCGCGGCCCTGCTGGAATTGAGGTGGCGGTCGCTGCGCGAACAACTCGAGGAGCAGGGCGCCGATCCCGCCGTCACGGAGAGCATCGAGCAGGCTGTCGTAGGCGCCCGCCCCGCGGTGGGCCGCAGCGGCCGTGCCGTGGTCGCCAGTTCCGACGGGATCCTTGTCGACGAGCATCTGATCCGGCCCGCGGGCCCGGAGGTGCGGGTTTCGCCGCTGCCCTATCTCGTGCCCATCATCGAACACGGGGTGGGCCGCCCGACCTACGCGGTCGTGATCGTCGACCATGCGGGTGGTGACCTCACGCTGTACCGGGACGGGACCGCCGTCTCCGACACCGTCGATGGCACCGCCTACCCCGTGCACAAGGCCGCCGGAGCGGAGACTCCGGGCTGGGGGGACCCGCAGGGCACCGCCGAAGGTGCCCGGCAGCGCAACGTCCGCGCGGTGGCAAGCCAGCTCACCACGCTCTTCGACGACGCCTCCCCCGAGGTCGTGTTCGTCGTCGGCGAGGTGCGCTCGCGCGCGGACCTGCTGGCCGAATTGCCCGAGCGGGTGACCGAGCGGGTGGTGGAAGTGAAGGTGGGGGCGCGAAACAGCGGCTTCGAGGACGACGACCTGCGCCACGAGATCGACCAGGAGTTCCAGCGGCGCCGGGTCGCGGCCATCGACGACGCGGCGCAACGCTTCACCGCCGCACTCGGCCGCGGTGAGGGCCTGGCCGCCGAGGGGCTGGACGGCGTGACCGCCGCGCTGCGCGCCGGAGCGGTGGAGACGCTGATCATCGGTGATGTCGGAGACGCGACTGTCGTTGCCGGCGAAGACCTCTCGACGATTGCGCCCAATCCCAACGTGCTGTCCGAGTTGGGCGCCGCACCGGCGCAGACCCTGCGGGCCGATGAGGCGCTGCCGATGGTGGCGATCTCCACCGGTGCCGAGTTGATCCGCACCGACGAGCGCATCGAACCCGCCGACGGTGTGGCGGCGATACTGCGGTACGCGCTGCGCTGA